One segment of Haliotis asinina isolate JCU_RB_2024 chromosome 12, JCU_Hal_asi_v2, whole genome shotgun sequence DNA contains the following:
- the LOC137258736 gene encoding sodium- and chloride-dependent glycine transporter 2-like: protein MDQGRTQDTFDVQRISMTESDNTGNTIADTETAFVEAADDVDVQETLSTERGNWSNQLDYVVSMLGCIVGYGNLWRFPYICNRNGGGAFLIPFLLLLVTCGLPLLFLEISIGQFAARSNMQVWDVCPMFKGIGVGQFIACMCSIIYYPTIIAWSIYYLAMSCASVLPWSTCTNDWNTESCLEETLGNVTISRTDGETSNTNSIVNATIGAHFTFVHTDVEEFWQYKVLGVSEGVQDSGQVQWHLALSLVVLWLLVFASLIKGVKSAGKVAYVTVFLPYLLLVVLLIRTLLLPGAVDGIVFYLKPDLTRLLDLQVWLEAMIQLFYSLCPGWGVIITLASYNKFQDNTLRNSAVLTFCGEGTSLISGLVIFTVLGFMANSVGVGVSEVVSSGPGLAFVAYPGGLSQLPLPQLWSFLFFLMMLSVGLDSQFAWMETVITNVIDQFPAVLRKRRILVTAVSCTACFLLGLPFVTNGGIFYFQLADWYTGALCAISFGILECIIFSWIYGSRRFSNDVRLMLGRGTPVFFSIMLAYVTPCLLTIALFLVLWRFQPPSYGDYQYPWVCQVAGWILASMSVIPVPVMAAVTLFKAKGSFMDRLKASCRPADSCTSLKEHWDVYRERPGIRDDDSCLNPCRR from the exons ATGGATCAGGGAAGAACACAGGATACATTTG ATGTGCAGAGAATCAGTATGACGGAATCCGACAACACCGGGAACACAA TTGCAGACACGGAGACAGCGTTCGTTGAAGCGGCTGATGACGTGGACGTCCAAGAGACATTGTCAACTGAAAGAGGGAACTGGTCAAACCAGCTGGACTATGTAGTATCTATGTTGGGTTGCATTGTCGGGTACGGCAATCTGTGGCGGTTTCCCTATATCTGTAACAGGAATGGTGGCG GCGCATTCCTTATTCCATTCCTGCTGTTACTTGTGACATGTGGACTGCCACTCCTGTTTCTCGAGATTTCCATTGGTCAGTTCGCCGCCAGAAGTAATATGCAAGTGTGGGACGTGTGTCCAATGTTCAAAG GTATTGGCGTCGGCCAGTTCATTGCCTGCATGTGTTCAATAATCTACTACCCGACCATTATAGCCTGGTCAATATACTACCTGGCTATGTCATGTGCTTCTGTACTTCCCTGGTCAACATGTACCAATGATTGGAACACGGAGTCTTGTCTGGAGGAAACACTTGGCAATGTCACAATCAGCAGAACGGATGGTGAGACGTCCAACACAAACAGCATCGTGAACGCAACGATAGGAGCACACTTTACTTTTGTCCACACGGATGTGGAGGAATTCTGGCA GTACAAGGTTCTAGGTGTGTCTGAAGGAGTGCAGGACAGTGGCCAAGTTCAGTGGCACCTGGCTCTATCCCTGGTTGTGTTATGGCTACTTGTATTTGCATCACTTATCAAAGGGGTAAAGAGTGCAGGAAAG gtggcctatgtgactgtattcctcccCTACCTGCTGCTGGTTGTCCTGTTGATCAGAACTCTGCTACTTCCTGGAGCAGTGGACGGTATTGTCTTCTATCTGAAACCAGATCTCACCAGACTCTTGGATCTACAG GTGTGGCTGGAGGCAATGATACAGTTGTTCTACTCGCTATGTCCGGGCTGGGGTGTCATCATTACGTTGGCCAGTTACAACAAATTTCAGGACAATACTTTAAG GAACTCTGCTGTGCTGACCTTCTGTGGTGAGGGTACAAGTCTGATCTCGGGTCTGGTCATCTTCACGGTTCTTGGGTTCATGGCCAACAGTGTTGGAGTTGGAGTGTCAGAAGTagtatcttcag GTCCAGGCCTTGCATTCGTGGCGTACCCAGGAGGCCTGTCTCAACTTCCTCTGCCTCAACTCTGGTCCTTCCTGTTCTTCTTGATGATGTTGTCAGTTGGATTGGACAGTCAG TTTGCGTGGATGGAGACGGTGATAACCAATGTGATTGACCAGTTCCCAGCAGTGCTACGGAAGCGGCGGATTCTGGTCACAGCGGTGTCCTGTACGGCCTGCTTCCTCCTTGGTCTGCCCTTCGTCACAAAT GGGGGTATATTTTACTTTCAACTCGCTGACTGGTACACAGGTGCTCTGTGTGCAATTTCGTTTGGAATTTTGGAGTGCATAATTTTCAGTTGGATTTACG GTTCCAGGAGATTCAGTAATGACGTGCGGCTGATGCTGGGGAGAGGAACCCCTGTGTTCTTCTCCATCATGTTGGCCTACGTTACACCGTGCCTCCTTACC ATCGCCTTGTTCCTGGTTCTGTGGAGGTTCCAGCCCCCATCCTATGGTGACTATCAGTACCCCTGGGTGTGTCAGGTAGCAGGCTGGATCTTAGCTTCCATGTCTGTCATCCCTGTACCTGTCATGGCGGCTGTCACCTTGTTCAAGGCTAAAGGATCGTTCATGGAT AGACTGAAGGCGAGCTGTCGGCCCGCAGATTCATGTACGTCCCTGAAGGAACATTGGGACGTCTACCGAGAACGACCTGGCATCAGAGATGACGACTCTTGTCTGAATCCCTGCAGACGCTAA